The Phycisphaerales bacterium AB-hyl4 genome contains a region encoding:
- a CDS encoding Gfo/Idh/MocA family oxidoreductase, translating to MARKKPSGSDSRKVHKLLLVSSGNDNATRQAARRLSERLELAGRFQLSAVSVTSNGVPAMASLEGSDFDSVALLVHEADKLSAAHVQALTKFVQAGGGLVVCQGALMLAQEQSDLGRLLGAQVEGRMPSAFDYQVQLDAKANAEGHAIAGRVDGYVVRDQFVQLKLEDDATVFARSHLSGRPMPMGYERSVGKGKVVCLAHGGAAESLLNRNVERLFERALRYVGGETYKTTVRAGILGYGGAFNMGKRHAEAINAQHGMQTVAVCDLDPRRTEQAKGEIGEKIRTYNKPEQLIADDKVDMIVGILPHNLHAEYCIAASKAGKHAVTEKPFSITLDEADQMIAAARESNTMLSCFHNRRWDGDFQQLLTVVRNGEIGDVFHIDAATGGYNMPRDWWRASKAMSGGVLYDWGAHYVDWLLNLMPKRIASVSGNLQKRYWHNTTNEDFAQVHIRFEDDTTATLEQGDIVAVRRHGWRILGTTGGLSNAKAGGEITMVKQDAGIRRESSLTPWPSRWDNYYQNIANHLIMSEPLIVTAEQARRVSGVLHLAEQSSNEGGKPMPLPGEAEFTPDYRFPW from the coding sequence ATGGCTCGCAAGAAACCCAGCGGCAGCGACAGTCGCAAGGTGCACAAGCTGCTGCTGGTCAGCAGCGGCAATGACAATGCCACGCGACAGGCGGCGCGACGGCTGAGCGAACGGTTGGAGTTGGCCGGTCGGTTTCAGCTTAGCGCGGTGAGCGTGACGAGCAACGGCGTGCCGGCGATGGCGAGTCTTGAAGGGAGCGACTTTGACAGTGTCGCCCTGCTGGTGCATGAGGCCGACAAGCTGTCGGCGGCGCACGTTCAGGCTTTGACGAAGTTCGTTCAGGCCGGCGGCGGGCTGGTGGTCTGTCAAGGCGCGTTGATGCTTGCGCAGGAGCAAAGCGACCTCGGGCGGTTGCTCGGCGCGCAGGTGGAAGGGCGCATGCCGAGCGCGTTCGACTACCAGGTTCAGCTTGATGCGAAGGCAAACGCGGAGGGGCACGCGATCGCTGGTCGCGTCGATGGGTATGTCGTGCGCGACCAGTTCGTGCAGTTGAAGCTGGAAGATGACGCGACGGTGTTTGCTCGCTCGCATTTGTCCGGCCGACCGATGCCGATGGGGTATGAGCGCAGCGTTGGCAAGGGCAAGGTGGTCTGCCTGGCGCACGGCGGCGCGGCGGAGTCGCTGCTGAACCGCAACGTCGAGCGACTGTTCGAGCGGGCGCTGCGATACGTCGGCGGTGAGACGTATAAGACGACCGTGCGGGCGGGCATCCTCGGCTACGGGGGCGCGTTCAACATGGGCAAACGCCACGCCGAGGCCATCAACGCCCAGCATGGCATGCAGACCGTGGCGGTGTGTGACCTCGACCCGCGGCGGACCGAGCAGGCCAAAGGCGAGATCGGCGAAAAGATCCGCACGTACAACAAGCCCGAGCAGCTGATCGCAGACGACAAGGTCGACATGATCGTGGGGATTTTGCCGCATAACCTGCACGCGGAATATTGCATCGCCGCGAGCAAGGCGGGCAAGCATGCGGTGACGGAAAAGCCGTTCAGCATCACGCTCGACGAGGCGGACCAGATGATCGCCGCGGCTCGCGAGTCGAACACGATGCTCTCGTGCTTTCACAATCGGCGATGGGACGGCGATTTTCAGCAACTGCTCACCGTGGTGCGCAACGGCGAGATCGGCGACGTGTTTCATATCGACGCGGCCACCGGCGGCTACAACATGCCTCGCGACTGGTGGCGGGCGAGCAAGGCGATGTCCGGCGGCGTGCTATACGACTGGGGCGCTCACTATGTCGACTGGCTGCTGAACCTCATGCCCAAGCGCATCGCGTCCGTGTCGGGCAACCTGCAAAAGCGATACTGGCATAACACGACCAACGAAGATTTCGCGCAAGTGCACATCCGCTTTGAAGACGACACGACGGCGACGCTGGAGCAAGGCGACATCGTGGCGGTGCGTCGGCATGGGTGGCGTATCCTCGGCACGACGGGCGGGCTGAGCAACGCAAAGGCCGGCGGTGAGATCACCATGGTCAAGCAAGACGCGGGCATTCGGCGGGAGTCGAGCCTGACGCCCTGGCCCAGCCGATGGGACAACTACTACCAGAACATCGCGAACCACCTGATCATGAGCGAGCCGTTGATCGTCACCGCCGAGCAGGCGCGACGCGTGAGCGGCGTGCTGCATCTGGCGGAGCAGTCGAGCAACGAAGGCGGCAAGCCGATGCCGTTGCCGGGCGAGGCGGAGTTCACGCCCGACTACCGCTTCCCGTGGTGA